The Candidatus Goldiibacteriota bacterium genome includes a window with the following:
- a CDS encoding ATP-binding cassette domain-containing protein: MLEIKDLCVSIYGNEVLKGINITIPDGQTHILFGPNGSGKTSLLMTIMGYPQYKITNGEIKYDGVLLNDLAIDARARLGMGVFFQRPPIIKGMKLNDVLKEIMKKSGVDINIEKGALALKLTGLIGRDINSGFSGGEIKRSELMQLFAQNPHFVMLDEPESGVDLENMVMLGGKIRMLLGRDIEKEKRKKSALIITHTGYILDYVDADAGYTLLNGKIQCKHDARILFEHIQKHGFTECELCRET, from the coding sequence ATGCTTGAAATAAAAGACCTTTGTGTTTCTATTTACGGCAACGAGGTATTAAAAGGAATTAACATTACCATTCCCGACGGGCAGACTCATATCCTTTTTGGGCCTAACGGCTCCGGCAAGACATCGCTTCTTATGACAATTATGGGGTATCCGCAGTATAAAATAACCAATGGGGAGATAAAATACGACGGCGTATTGCTGAATGATTTGGCAATAGACGCAAGGGCTCGCCTTGGCATGGGTGTATTTTTTCAGCGCCCGCCGATTATAAAAGGAATGAAGTTAAATGATGTATTAAAAGAGATAATGAAAAAAAGCGGTGTGGATATAAATATAGAAAAAGGCGCGCTGGCTTTAAAACTTACCGGATTAATAGGCCGCGACATTAACAGCGGATTTTCCGGAGGAGAGATAAAAAGGTCTGAATTAATGCAGTTGTTCGCGCAGAACCCGCACTTTGTCATGCTTGATGAACCGGAATCCGGGGTTGACCTTGAAAATATGGTGATGCTTGGCGGGAAAATAAGAATGCTTTTAGGCAGGGATATTGAAAAAGAAAAGCGTAAAAAAAGCGCTTTAATAATAACGCATACGGGATACATTCTTGATTACGTGGACGCGGACGCGGGATACACCCTTTTAAACGGAAAGATTCAATGCAAGCATGACGCCCGGATACTTTTTGAACATATTCAAAAACATGGGTTTACGGAGTGTGAATTATGCAGGGAGACGTAA
- the pilM gene encoding type IV pilus assembly protein PilM — translation MALDMFSKGIVGLDIGSSSIKAIKLKKNKDGYELTGAEIINLSSDSVEDLDPEARHTLYVNTLKKILKQKNIAGSKVITAIPGDSAIIRYIKIPYMSAEELKNNIQFEAEQYIPLSMDQVVYDYQVLSELEEENQKKMEVLLVAVKNDIMGQHMQMLKEAGVVPAAIEVDSFSLCNAYDLNSADQSEGGIKADTVALINMGSKLTTITITENNIPHLSRDVGIGGNSLTKEIQRDFNISFAQAEELKKQQAVIMVESEELLLSSMPGGEDDKSSRIFEAITPALNKMLNDIRRAFDYYESTVKRKPVQKILLSGGTSKIKNIDRFLSERLGIPVEINYPFKNVNISSKNFDFDYLRANAVHFNVALGLALRAADKI, via the coding sequence ATGGCGCTTGATATGTTTTCCAAGGGGATTGTCGGGCTTGATATCGGCAGTTCCAGCATCAAAGCGATCAAGCTTAAGAAAAATAAAGACGGCTATGAATTAACGGGAGCCGAAATAATAAACCTTTCATCTGATTCCGTGGAAGATCTTGACCCGGAAGCAAGGCATACCCTTTACGTTAACACCCTTAAAAAAATATTAAAGCAGAAAAATATCGCGGGCAGCAAAGTGATAACCGCCATTCCCGGAGATTCCGCCATAATACGTTATATTAAAATTCCTTATATGTCCGCCGAAGAATTAAAAAATAATATTCAGTTTGAAGCGGAACAGTATATACCGCTGAGCATGGACCAGGTGGTATATGATTATCAGGTATTGTCCGAATTAGAGGAAGAAAATCAGAAAAAAATGGAAGTGCTTCTTGTGGCTGTTAAAAATGACATTATGGGGCAGCACATGCAGATGTTAAAAGAAGCGGGCGTGGTGCCTGCCGCAATAGAAGTTGATTCGTTTTCGCTGTGCAACGCGTATGACCTGAATTCCGCCGACCAGTCGGAAGGCGGCATAAAAGCGGATACGGTGGCGCTTATTAATATGGGTTCTAAACTTACCACAATCACCATAACAGAAAATAATATACCGCACCTTTCAAGGGATGTGGGAATAGGCGGAAACAGCCTGACCAAAGAAATTCAAAGGGACTTTAACATAAGCTTCGCGCAGGCTGAAGAACTTAAAAAACAGCAGGCTGTTATTATGGTTGAAAGTGAAGAGCTTCTTTTAAGTTCGATGCCGGGCGGCGAAGATGACAAGTCGTCAAGGATATTTGAAGCCATAACCCCGGCGTTAAATAAAATGCTTAATGATATAAGAAGGGCTTTTGATTATTATGAAAGCACGGTAAAAAGAAAACCGGTCCAGAAAATACTTTTAAGCGGCGGTACTTCAAAGATAAAAAATATAGACAGGTTTCTGTCCGAACGCCTTGGTATACCTGTGGAAATAAATTATCCTTTTAAGAACGTTAATATAAGTTCAAAGAATTTTGATTTTGACTATCTTAGGGCCAATGCCGTGCATTTCAACGTGGCGCTTGGGCTGGCTTTAAGAGCGGCGGATAAAATATGA
- a CDS encoding type II secretion system F family protein: MPTYSYKAKTPDGRVIDGVIEAENDEQLNAKMRSQKLVVVSVTKQSGGLASLFKMGPRVSTSTIAIFSRQFATMITAGLPVLQALNIQVEQMEDKVFKDVLTKVRDDIGGGANLSDAMSKYPGVFNTLYCSMIKAGELSGSLDQILDRLSTFLEKGEALTKKIKGAMTYPATILVIALAITVILMVKVVPSFSMIFESFGGNLPAPTQFLLNVSNFEQKYFLHEIIGAGLMVFIFIAVKKTAKGAFMIDSLILKMPVFGPLTKKATVARFSRTLGTLLKSGVSILDAIETVARAAGNKVIEKALMDVRAAVREGQSLTDPMKATKLFPSMVIQMVSVGEETGALDDMLLRMSNFYDEEVDNAVDSMMAMIEPLIMAFLGVVVGGMVIAMFLPMFSMGSMVG, encoded by the coding sequence ATGCCGACATATTCTTATAAAGCAAAGACTCCGGATGGAAGGGTAATTGACGGGGTAATTGAAGCCGAAAACGACGAACAGTTAAACGCCAAGATGAGGTCGCAGAAACTGGTTGTTGTATCGGTTACAAAACAAAGCGGAGGGCTGGCGTCGCTTTTTAAAATGGGGCCCAGGGTATCCACAAGTACTATCGCCATTTTCTCCAGGCAGTTTGCCACAATGATAACAGCGGGATTGCCTGTCTTACAGGCGCTTAATATTCAGGTGGAACAGATGGAAGATAAGGTTTTTAAGGATGTTCTTACAAAAGTAAGGGACGACATAGGCGGCGGTGCCAACCTTTCGGACGCTATGTCCAAATATCCCGGGGTATTTAATACCCTTTACTGCAGTATGATAAAAGCCGGGGAGTTGTCCGGTTCGCTTGATCAGATTCTTGACAGGCTTTCCACCTTTCTTGAAAAAGGGGAAGCTTTAACCAAAAAGATAAAAGGTGCAATGACATATCCGGCTACAATTCTTGTCATAGCGCTTGCTATCACGGTTATTCTTATGGTTAAGGTTGTGCCGTCATTTTCCATGATATTTGAAAGTTTTGGAGGCAACCTTCCTGCACCCACGCAGTTTCTGCTTAATGTGTCAAATTTTGAACAGAAGTATTTTCTTCATGAAATTATTGGCGCAGGTTTAATGGTGTTTATTTTTATAGCTGTAAAAAAGACCGCAAAAGGCGCTTTTATGATAGATTCGTTGATTTTAAAAATGCCGGTTTTTGGGCCTTTGACAAAAAAAGCCACGGTGGCAAGGTTTTCAAGGACGCTTGGCACGCTTTTAAAAAGCGGGGTCAGTATCCTTGACGCTATTGAAACTGTAGCGCGCGCAGCGGGCAATAAAGTTATTGAAAAAGCCCTTATGGATGTCAGGGCCGCGGTCAGGGAAGGGCAAAGCCTTACAGACCCCATGAAAGCCACAAAACTTTTTCCGTCAATGGTTATACAGATGGTGTCCGTGGGAGAAGAGACCGGCGCCCTTGATGATATGCTTTTAAGGATGTCAAATTTTTATGATGAAGAGGTTGATAATGCCGTTGACAGCATGATGGCAATGATAGAACCTTTAATTATGGCTTTTTTAGGCGTGGTTGTCGGTGGAATGGTTATAGCCATGTTTCTGCCTATGTTCTCTATGGGAAGCATGGTTGGGTAG
- the pilO gene encoding type 4a pilus biogenesis protein PilO, producing MAKFDLNALKNIKLTQKQQTTIVAAVMLVGLTGYAYWNYLYSPLVKKYKAKAVILEQKQKDLQDAKNMVSKYPEFLKRASAINSETEFLNSRLPEQTSFAELIEEISNKAAASDVTLVRFAPDKETKKGEYTERKFKFAAKSNYNNLGNFITGLGYSNMIIVCDELRLKIDDTDLYAKDNVNTEMMLKIYNYPKAAVK from the coding sequence ATGGCCAAATTTGATTTGAACGCTTTAAAAAATATAAAACTTACACAGAAGCAGCAGACGACAATTGTGGCCGCGGTAATGCTTGTCGGCCTTACCGGTTATGCTTATTGGAATTACCTTTACAGCCCGCTTGTAAAAAAATATAAAGCCAAAGCTGTGATACTGGAACAGAAACAAAAAGACCTGCAGGACGCCAAAAATATGGTATCCAAGTATCCGGAATTCTTAAAAAGGGCAAGCGCTATAAACAGCGAAACCGAATTTTTAAATTCAAGGCTTCCTGAACAGACAAGTTTCGCGGAGCTGATTGAAGAAATATCCAATAAAGCCGCCGCAAGCGATGTAACGCTTGTGAGGTTCGCCCCTGATAAAGAGACAAAAAAAGGGGAGTATACGGAAAGAAAATTTAAATTCGCGGCAAAGTCCAATTATAATAATCTGGGTAATTTTATTACAGGGCTTGGCTACAGCAATATGATTATTGTCTGCGATGAATTAAGGCTGAAAATTGATGATACGGATTTATACGCAAAAGATAACGTTAACACAGAGATGATGCTTAAAATTTATAATTATCCCAAGGCGGCGGTAAAATGA
- a CDS encoding type II secretion system protein, whose protein sequence is MKKQNGFTLIELMIVVAIIGILSAVAIPKFSDMLEKSREGATKGNVGAIKSAVSIYYGDNQGVFPTDLDTHANKFGAYLDRMPPVKVRGPSTNTFKLSGSDISVALETTAPPASIGTATDGWKYNNQTGDVWVNNSQPDSKGVTYSLYGYE, encoded by the coding sequence ATGAAGAAACAGAACGGGTTTACGCTTATCGAGTTGATGATCGTTGTTGCGATCATCGGTATCTTGTCAGCTGTAGCAATCCCGAAGTTCTCGGACATGTTGGAAAAATCAAGAGAAGGCGCAACAAAGGGAAACGTTGGAGCCATAAAGTCAGCGGTATCAATTTATTATGGTGACAATCAGGGTGTTTTCCCGACAGATCTTGATACACATGCCAACAAGTTTGGTGCGTATCTGGACAGAATGCCCCCGGTAAAGGTAAGAGGGCCAAGCACAAATACGTTTAAGCTTTCAGGATCAGACATTTCGGTAGCGCTTGAAACAACAGCGCCTCCGGCATCAATTGGTACAGCTACAGACGGCTGGAAGTACAACAACCAGACAGGTGATGTTTGGGTTAACAATTCACAGCCTGACAGCAAAGGTGTTACTTATTCGCTTTACGGATACGAATAA
- a CDS encoding SufD family Fe-S cluster assembly protein has translation MQGDVIKIDEKDRKKIQDIGINTDEAGRSGSFVMENDKVHHLSIKQQGVEMLAIKEALALYPDLNELMWKLVDKDKDEYTKAAHEETHSGYFIRVKSGVKAYFPFQACFFIKQDKMKQKVHNLIILEENSEIHIMNGCAAASYLAEGSHIGVTEIYVGKNAKLMYTMIHDWAKDVTVRPRSAIKVEEGGTYISNYIALRDTKITQMYPVAHLDGKGAVAKFNTLVMAPEGSVYDLGSRVLLNAPDTRAEIISRSVSKGGTIIARGHLQANSPGVFAHLECDGLMLKDGGIISAIPELETKFADVNMSHEAAIGKVDEEQILYLMSRGIPKNEAVSAIVSGFMDVKLLGLPDALEEEIKKHLKVLEESEGI, from the coding sequence ATGCAGGGAGACGTAATTAAGATAGATGAAAAAGACAGGAAAAAAATTCAGGACATAGGCATTAATACAGACGAAGCCGGCAGAAGCGGCTCTTTTGTAATGGAAAATGATAAGGTGCACCACTTAAGCATAAAGCAGCAGGGAGTGGAAATGCTTGCCATTAAAGAAGCGCTTGCACTTTACCCTGATTTAAATGAACTTATGTGGAAACTGGTGGACAAGGACAAAGATGAATATACAAAGGCCGCGCATGAAGAGACTCATTCCGGTTATTTTATAAGGGTTAAATCCGGCGTTAAGGCGTATTTTCCTTTTCAGGCGTGTTTCTTTATCAAACAGGATAAGATGAAGCAGAAAGTTCATAACCTTATTATACTTGAAGAAAATTCCGAAATTCACATTATGAACGGGTGCGCCGCCGCAAGTTATCTGGCGGAAGGCAGCCATATAGGCGTGACAGAAATATATGTGGGAAAAAACGCGAAACTTATGTATACAATGATACACGACTGGGCAAAAGATGTCACCGTAAGGCCGCGTTCCGCGATAAAAGTGGAAGAGGGCGGGACATATATATCAAATTATATTGCTTTAAGGGATACAAAAATAACGCAGATGTACCCTGTGGCTCACCTTGACGGTAAAGGAGCGGTGGCAAAATTTAACACACTTGTAATGGCGCCTGAAGGTTCTGTGTACGATCTTGGGTCAAGGGTGCTTTTAAACGCCCCTGATACGCGCGCGGAAATTATAAGCAGGTCTGTCAGCAAAGGCGGTACTATTATCGCAAGGGGGCACCTGCAGGCAAATTCTCCTGGGGTGTTCGCGCATCTTGAATGTGACGGGCTTATGCTAAAAGACGGCGGTATAATTTCCGCCATACCGGAACTTGAAACAAAGTTTGCCGACGTTAATATGTCGCATGAAGCGGCAATAGGAAAAGTGGATGAAGAGCAGATACTATACCTTATGTCGCGCGGTATACCAAAAAATGAAGCTGTGTCTGCCATTGTTTCGGGATTCATGGATGTTAAACTGCTGGGGCTTCCTGACGCGCTGGAAGAAGAAATTAAAAAGCACCTTAAGGTCCTTGAAGAAAGCGAAGGTATTTAA
- a CDS encoding prepilin peptidase, whose translation MNSEIIFAGTVFILFIYGAVIGSFLNVCIYRIPEKKSIVSPPSACPKCGNFIKWYDNIPILSYFILGRKCRFCGEKISIRYPVIEFITGLLFVLFFIKFGVEKIYFFYIIMVGYLITLALIDIDRKIVPDGILKYMLITGAVFSVFKFGGINLFEGIIGAAAGGTLLLILNYFTNGKIGEGDVKLAAVLGMCVGAAAVFDIIFYSFIAGGFVAVFLIVTRKNGRKDEIAFVPFIAAGFLIKFLLA comes from the coding sequence ATGAACTCTGAAATCATATTCGCCGGAACGGTGTTTATTTTATTTATTTATGGCGCTGTTATAGGCAGTTTTTTGAATGTATGTATTTACAGGATTCCCGAAAAAAAATCCATTGTTTCGCCGCCTTCCGCATGTCCTAAATGCGGAAATTTCATTAAATGGTATGATAATATCCCTATTTTAAGTTATTTTATACTTGGAAGAAAATGCAGGTTTTGCGGGGAAAAGATATCAATAAGGTATCCTGTGATTGAATTTATCACGGGTTTACTGTTTGTTTTATTTTTTATTAAGTTTGGGGTTGAAAAAATCTATTTTTTCTATATAATAATGGTAGGTTATCTTATAACGTTAGCATTAATAGATATTGACAGAAAAATTGTGCCTGATGGTATTTTAAAGTATATGTTGATAACCGGTGCTGTTTTTTCGGTCTTTAAGTTTGGCGGAATTAACCTGTTTGAAGGCATTATCGGCGCGGCGGCAGGCGGAACCCTTCTGCTTATATTGAATTACTTTACAAACGGCAAGATAGGGGAAGGCGATGTTAAACTTGCGGCAGTGCTGGGTATGTGTGTCGGGGCGGCCGCTGTTTTTGATATAATTTTCTATTCTTTTATTGCCGGCGGTTTTGTTGCGGTGTTCTTAATTGTTACAAGAAAGAATGGCAGAAAGGACGAAATTGCTTTTGTGCCTTTTATCGCCGCGGGTTTTTTAATAAAATTCCTGCTGGCGTAA
- a CDS encoding DNA/RNA non-specific endonuclease, with amino-acid sequence MKRFFLFVLVPFFIFTAYTPDPEEHIRFGAPSGSGRILKKTGYVLMYGGSKRNPLWVSYHLKKGNIPEKALKSGTFMPDKALPPELRIKRNDYPAAFDRCPMAPAVDLSYSEKTFKEAFLMSNVCPMEPWLKRGIWKEFESKVRVLARSKGGAFVITGPVFDYAKGKKKLIKGTSIYVPTHFYKVVLYQSEDGGMHAFGFVIENRKPGKKITEYSATVDEVEKITGFDFFAELPVQVQEIIEKEKAFPKNF; translated from the coding sequence ATGAAAAGGTTTTTTTTATTTGTTCTTGTTCCGTTTTTTATATTTACGGCTTACACGCCTGACCCGGAAGAACACATAAGATTTGGCGCGCCGTCGGGAAGCGGAAGAATATTAAAAAAAACGGGTTATGTGCTTATGTATGGCGGAAGCAAAAGGAATCCGCTGTGGGTTTCTTATCATCTGAAAAAAGGAAATATTCCGGAAAAAGCCCTTAAAAGCGGTACTTTTATGCCGGACAAAGCCTTGCCGCCGGAATTAAGGATAAAAAGAAATGACTATCCCGCTGCTTTTGACAGGTGCCCAATGGCGCCGGCGGTGGATTTGTCGTATTCAGAAAAAACATTTAAGGAAGCGTTTTTAATGTCCAATGTCTGCCCGATGGAACCGTGGCTTAAGCGCGGCATTTGGAAAGAATTTGAAAGTAAAGTAAGGGTTCTTGCGCGTTCCAAAGGCGGAGCTTTTGTTATAACAGGGCCTGTATTTGATTATGCGAAAGGAAAAAAGAAACTGATAAAAGGCACTTCCATATATGTTCCCACGCACTTTTATAAGGTTGTGCTTTACCAGTCGGAAGACGGGGGAATGCATGCGTTTGGTTTTGTTATTGAAAACCGCAAACCGGGAAAGAAAATTACGGAGTATAGCGCGACTGTTGACGAAGTTGAAAAAATTACGGGTTTTGATTTCTTTGCCGAACTTCCGGTTCAGGTGCAGGAAATTATAGAGAAAGAAAAAGCTTTCCCCAAAAACTTTTAA
- a CDS encoding type IV pilus twitching motility protein PilT: protein MVNIDTLLRIMFEKGASDLHLTVGAPPMLRIDGEMVASEFEKLRPDECQHVIYSILTDEQKEKFERENELDLSFGVEGIGRVRMNVYKQRGAVGAALRRIPMHILSFEELGLPPAVQEIAKFPKGLVLVTGPTGSGKSTTLASMIDWINSHKAGHIITIEDPIEFIHTHKSCIVNQREVGTDTRKFSDALKYVLRQDPDVILVGEMRDLETIEAALTIAETGHMVYGTLHTPDAVQAINRMIDVFPAHQQSQVRAQISFVLQAVVCQQLLPKSYSSGRALCAEILITNAAIRNLIREEKIHQIYSIMQTGSEYGMRTMNQSLAELYSKQLVTYNEIFARTTDPKDLQRLVQGGGGGGGKSSAY from the coding sequence ATGGTAAACATTGATACGCTTTTAAGGATTATGTTTGAAAAAGGGGCATCGGATCTTCATCTTACGGTGGGCGCCCCTCCAATGTTAAGGATAGACGGGGAAATGGTTGCTTCGGAGTTTGAAAAGTTAAGGCCGGATGAATGCCAGCACGTAATATACAGCATACTTACCGATGAACAGAAAGAGAAGTTTGAAAGGGAAAATGAACTTGACCTTTCGTTTGGGGTTGAAGGCATAGGCCGCGTTAGGATGAACGTTTATAAACAAAGGGGAGCGGTGGGAGCCGCGTTAAGAAGGATTCCCATGCATATTTTAAGTTTTGAAGAATTGGGGCTGCCTCCCGCGGTTCAGGAGATTGCAAAATTCCCTAAAGGGCTTGTGCTTGTAACCGGGCCTACGGGTTCGGGTAAGTCCACCACGCTGGCGTCAATGATTGACTGGATAAACTCGCATAAAGCCGGGCATATAATAACAATAGAAGACCCCATAGAATTCATTCACACGCATAAAAGCTGCATAGTCAATCAGAGGGAAGTGGGTACGGATACAAGAAAATTTTCCGATGCTTTAAAATATGTTTTAAGGCAGGATCCCGATGTAATTCTTGTCGGCGAAATGAGGGACCTTGAAACTATAGAAGCGGCGCTTACCATTGCGGAAACAGGGCATATGGTTTACGGGACTCTGCATACGCCTGATGCTGTGCAGGCCATTAACCGAATGATAGACGTTTTCCCCGCGCATCAGCAGTCGCAGGTAAGGGCGCAGATTTCTTTTGTGCTTCAGGCTGTTGTGTGCCAGCAGCTGCTTCCAAAGTCATATTCTTCAGGAAGGGCGCTTTGCGCGGAAATATTAATCACCAACGCCGCTATAAGAAACCTTATCAGGGAAGAGAAAATTCATCAGATATATTCCATAATGCAGACCGGTTCTGAATACGGAATGAGAACCATGAACCAGTCGCTTGCGGAGCTTTATTCCAAACAGCTTGTTACCTATAATGAAATATTCGCAAGGACGACCGACCCTAAAGACCTGCAAAGGCTTGTTCAGGGCGGGGGCGGCGGCGGCGGAAAGAGCAGTGCATATTAA
- a CDS encoding PilZ domain-containing protein, translating to MPQGEIYSDKRKHSRIEKKLKVTYKIMKDSDVGIEAVEKSKKHVESSDISICGIQLLCDEKFIPEEVLRLDIYVDGEEKPLATFAEIKWVRKDEKIGKFRTGLEFLVLKEDHIDAIKRLGKSL from the coding sequence ATGCCGCAGGGTGAGATTTACTCGGACAAAAGAAAACACAGCAGGATAGAGAAGAAACTGAAGGTAACATATAAAATCATGAAGGATTCCGACGTGGGTATTGAAGCTGTTGAAAAATCAAAAAAGCATGTGGAATCAAGCGATATAAGTATTTGCGGGATACAGCTTTTGTGCGACGAAAAATTTATACCGGAAGAAGTCCTGCGGCTGGATATTTATGTGGACGGTGAAGAAAAGCCCCTTGCCACATTCGCGGAAATAAAGTGGGTTAGAAAAGATGAAAAAATAGGGAAATTCAGGACAGGGCTTGAATTTCTGGTTTTAAAGGAAGACCATATAGATGCGATAAAAAGGCTTGGGAAAAGCCTTTGA
- a CDS encoding PilN domain-containing protein, translated as MIEINLLPSKIKKAKKMQVFYAAGIFIAGLIAAGLVGVVIAQSNKIKETERKIKTIEAESAALQDKIEEVKKFNALEDALTKKRKVVEKLLVDQAAWVKLLDMIAEKIYPDMWLVEVSHEKEKEEGIQVKIAGFASSRAVLADFVRRLEEEDVVSAIGITKIETTDKYGAGWVGFEFNFIFATGAKPKQG; from the coding sequence ATGATAGAAATAAACCTTCTTCCGTCCAAGATAAAGAAAGCCAAAAAGATGCAGGTGTTTTACGCGGCCGGAATATTTATAGCGGGCCTTATTGCGGCCGGCCTTGTGGGTGTTGTGATTGCGCAGAGCAATAAGATAAAAGAGACAGAGAGAAAAATAAAAACAATAGAGGCTGAATCCGCCGCGCTTCAGGATAAAATTGAAGAGGTAAAGAAATTCAACGCGCTGGAAGACGCACTGACAAAGAAAAGAAAAGTGGTGGAAAAGCTTCTTGTTGACCAGGCTGCCTGGGTTAAGCTTCTGGATATGATTGCGGAAAAAATATACCCGGATATGTGGCTTGTGGAAGTCTCCCATGAAAAAGAAAAAGAAGAAGGTATTCAGGTTAAGATAGCCGGCTTTGCTTCTTCGCGGGCGGTGCTTGCGGATTTTGTAAGGCGCCTGGAGGAAGAGGATGTTGTATCCGCGATAGGTATTACAAAAATAGAAACAACAGACAAGTACGGCGCGGGCTGGGTGGGATTTGAATTTAACTTTATATTTGCCACCGGCGCCAAGCCGAAGCAGGGGTAA